Proteins encoded in a region of the Panthera uncia isolate 11264 chromosome B2 unlocalized genomic scaffold, Puncia_PCG_1.0 HiC_scaffold_24, whole genome shotgun sequence genome:
- the CCND3 gene encoding G1/S-specific cyclin-D3 isoform X4: MEDWEVLVLGKLKWDLAAVIAHDFLALILHRLSLPRDRQALVKKHAQTFLALCATDYTFAMYPPSMIATGSIGAAVQGLGACSTTGDELTELLAGITGTEVDCLRACQEQIEAALRESLREAAQTSPSPAPKAPRGSSSQGPSQTSTPTDVTAIHL; encoded by the exons GACTGGGAGGTGCTGGTCCTGGGGAAGCTCAAGTGGGACCTGGCTGCTGTGATTGCCCATGATTTCCTGGCCCTCATTCTGcaccggctctctctgccccgtgACCGGCAGGCCTTGGTCAAAAAACATGCCCAGACCTTTTTGGCCCTTTGTGCTACAG aTTACACCTTTGCCATGTACCCACCGTCCATGATCGCCACAGGCAGCATTGGGGCTGCAGTGCAAGGCCTGGGCGCGTGCTCCACGACTGGGGACGAGCTCACCGAGCTGCTGGCAGGGATCACAGGCACAGAGGTG GACTGCCTGCGGGCCTGTCAGGAGCAGATTGAAGCTGCGCTCAGGGAGAGCCTCAGAGAAGCCGCCCAGACCTCGCCCAGCCCGGCACCCAAAGCCCCCAGGGGCTCCAGTAGCCAGGGGCCCAGCCAGACCAGCACTCC